The following are from one region of the Hymenobacter radiodurans genome:
- the upp gene encoding uracil phosphoribosyltransferase gives MDALNPTPEATPEHSQRVHIVCAEPSIANHFLAELRDVDVQRDSLRFRRNLQRLGEIIAYRISSLLSYTDKAVQTPLGTANSQQLRDFPVLATVLRAGLPFHQGFLNYFDQSPSAFAAAYRIEGTSQVQVQVDYLAAPSLDERVLILADPMLATGKSLVLTYRAMLRFGTPRQVHIAAVIASPEGVAYVTREIPEATLWVAAVDEGLNAQAYIMPGLGDAGDLSYGSKL, from the coding sequence ATGGATGCGCTAAACCCTACGCCCGAAGCTACTCCCGAACACTCCCAGCGTGTGCACATCGTGTGCGCCGAGCCTTCCATTGCAAATCATTTTTTGGCCGAACTGCGTGATGTGGACGTGCAGCGCGACAGCCTGCGTTTTCGGCGCAACCTTCAGCGGTTAGGTGAAATCATTGCGTATCGTATCAGTTCTTTGCTGAGCTATACTGATAAGGCGGTACAAACCCCGCTGGGCACGGCCAATAGCCAGCAGCTCCGTGACTTTCCGGTGCTAGCTACCGTGTTGCGGGCGGGCTTGCCTTTTCATCAGGGCTTTCTCAATTATTTCGACCAATCGCCCAGTGCTTTTGCCGCCGCCTACCGCATAGAAGGTACCTCACAAGTACAAGTGCAGGTCGATTATCTGGCTGCCCCTTCCTTGGACGAGCGAGTACTTATTCTAGCTGATCCAATGTTGGCTACAGGCAAATCGTTGGTACTTACGTATAGAGCAATGTTACGCTTTGGCACTCCTCGGCAGGTACACATTGCGGCCGTTATTGCCAGCCCGGAGGGCGTAGCGTATGTAACCCGCGAAATCCCAGAGGCTACACTCTGGGTAGCAGCCGTTGATGAAGGCCTCAACGCCCAGGCCTACATTATGCCCGGCCTCGGCGACGCCGGCGACCTATCATATGGAAGCAAATTGTGA
- a CDS encoding GNAT family N-acetyltransferase encodes MLLRYLRHSELDLSAWEACIAAAPQALPYACAWWLAATAGRWDAVVEMKEDIGTYASVFPLPLKTRPWGRDVYQPHFTQQLGLITTAASRHRNVLDYLALLPAGRFAHLYLQLSTQNELVAAPPGFKLAPRQTYQLNLAPVYATLLAGYSPDYRRRLGRNQEQPQPLVVTETMSAAAVIQLFKKEKAAVGLKSQEYQHLAALVEALPTHSRLLILEVRAPDSGELLAGALFVYHAHVIIYLFAATSLGGKKVGAPLLLLDHVIQRYAGSPGLVLDFEGGMIPSIARFFANFGATPVPYAALTQTRQPWYLQWMR; translated from the coding sequence TTGCTGCTTCGTTATCTCCGCCATTCTGAACTAGACCTATCTGCCTGGGAAGCTTGCATTGCGGCCGCGCCCCAGGCATTGCCGTATGCGTGCGCCTGGTGGCTAGCGGCTACGGCTGGTCGTTGGGATGCGGTAGTGGAAATGAAGGAAGATATCGGCACTTACGCCTCTGTATTTCCGCTGCCCCTTAAAACACGCCCCTGGGGCCGCGACGTGTATCAGCCGCATTTTACGCAGCAGCTTGGCCTGATAACCACTGCCGCCAGCCGCCACCGTAATGTGCTCGACTATCTGGCTTTGCTGCCCGCAGGTCGTTTTGCGCATCTGTACTTGCAGTTGAGCACTCAAAACGAACTAGTAGCTGCGCCGCCCGGCTTCAAACTGGCTCCGCGCCAAACCTATCAGCTCAATCTGGCGCCCGTTTATGCTACGTTGCTTGCTGGCTATTCTCCCGACTACCGCCGCCGTCTAGGTCGTAATCAGGAGCAGCCCCAGCCTTTAGTAGTTACCGAAACGATGTCGGCGGCGGCTGTTATTCAGTTGTTCAAAAAGGAGAAAGCGGCTGTGGGGTTGAAAAGCCAGGAATATCAGCACTTGGCGGCTTTGGTAGAAGCGTTACCGACGCATAGCCGATTGCTGATACTGGAAGTGCGGGCCCCGGATAGCGGTGAGTTGCTAGCTGGGGCATTGTTTGTTTACCATGCCCATGTGATCATTTATTTGTTTGCTGCCACCTCACTGGGGGGCAAAAAAGTTGGTGCCCCGCTACTACTGCTCGATCATGTAATTCAGCGCTATGCAGGCTCGCCCGGCTTGGTCCTGGATTTTGAGGGCGGGATGATTCCTTCTATTGCTCGTTTTTTCGCCAACTTCGGCGCCACGCCCGTGCCTTACGCGGCCCTCACTCAAACCCGCCAACCCTGGTATCTGCAATGGATGCGCTAA
- a CDS encoding NAD(P)/FAD-dependent oxidoreductase — MTNHYDVVILGAGPAGTACALALQHSGLRVALIDKDQFPRDKVCGDAIPGLALKAIRQLSPALYDELYALPQKAETRDSRLFAPDGGDIRVRWQIQTFNSPRLHFDARLLAMVQAHTATHVQLDFAVKGIHITAEQVTLLPANDQAPLTCQLLIGCDGANSVAARKLTKRPLDRAHQCVAVRAYFQGLTDTDETTTEFYFLREYLAGYFWIFPVGDGVYNVGFGMLSSDVAAQKVDLKKVLLAITREHPQVTKRFAQASQLSEVSGFGLPLGGKSRPISGDRFMLCGDAASLIDPLQGHGIDTAIQSGILAAKQAIRCFEQQDFSGAQMRWYEQAVYQQIGKKLARSYRLMRFISTKPWLVNAGFGLARNAWVKKWLLKVVG, encoded by the coding sequence ATGACCAATCACTATGATGTCGTTATTCTCGGGGCCGGACCGGCGGGTACGGCGTGCGCGTTGGCGTTGCAGCATAGTGGTTTGCGCGTGGCCTTGATAGACAAAGACCAGTTTCCGCGTGATAAAGTCTGCGGCGACGCCATTCCGGGCTTAGCGCTCAAAGCTATTCGGCAGCTCTCGCCCGCTTTGTATGACGAGTTGTATGCCTTGCCGCAGAAAGCCGAAACCCGCGACAGTCGGCTGTTTGCCCCAGATGGTGGCGATATCCGGGTGCGTTGGCAAATTCAAACCTTCAACAGCCCACGCCTGCACTTTGATGCGCGCCTGCTGGCGATGGTGCAAGCGCACACCGCAACGCACGTTCAGCTCGATTTTGCGGTCAAAGGCATTCACATCACGGCTGAGCAAGTCACGCTGCTGCCCGCCAACGACCAGGCGCCGCTTACCTGCCAGCTGCTGATTGGCTGCGACGGCGCCAACTCGGTGGCTGCCCGCAAGCTCACCAAACGCCCCCTCGACCGCGCCCACCAGTGCGTAGCCGTGCGCGCCTACTTTCAGGGTCTCACCGACACCGACGAAACCACTACCGAGTTTTACTTCCTGCGCGAGTATCTGGCCGGTTATTTCTGGATATTTCCAGTCGGCGACGGCGTATATAATGTTGGCTTTGGTATGCTCTCATCGGATGTGGCAGCCCAAAAGGTGGATTTAAAGAAAGTGCTGCTGGCCATCACTCGCGAGCATCCACAGGTAACCAAACGCTTTGCCCAGGCCAGCCAACTAAGCGAAGTAAGTGGCTTTGGCTTACCGCTGGGGGGCAAATCTCGGCCTATCAGTGGCGACCGTTTCATGCTTTGCGGCGACGCTGCCTCGCTGATCGACCCGTTGCAAGGGCACGGCATCGATACGGCTATTCAAAGCGGGATACTAGCGGCCAAGCAAGCGATACGCTGCTTTGAGCAGCAAGACTTTAGTGGGGCGCAAATGCGCTGGTACGAGCAAGCGGTGTATCAACAAATAGGCAAGAAACTGGCGCGTAGCTACCGGCTCATGCGGTTTATTTCTACCAAGCCTTGGTTGGTAAATGCGGGATTTGGCCTTGCCCGCAATGCCTGGGTGAAGAAATGGCTGCTGAAAGTGGTCGGGTAG
- the lpcA gene encoding D-sedoheptulose 7-phosphate isomerase: protein MTNSLTNRIQAELTEARTVLDRFLADPANLTSIEQAARLMAESLRLGGKILTCGNGGSLCDAQHFAEELSGRYRHDRPALAAIALTEASHMSCVANDYGYDHVFGRFVQALGRPGDVLLAISTSGNSPNILRAAEAAKAAGIYVVALTGKDGGQLAALCDVEIRAPHSGYADRIQEIHIKAIHIMIMLIEELVNEKAES from the coding sequence GTGACCAATTCGCTTACCAACCGCATTCAGGCCGAACTCACGGAAGCTCGTACAGTCCTCGACCGTTTTCTAGCTGATCCAGCCAACCTTACTTCCATCGAGCAAGCGGCCCGTCTTATGGCTGAGAGCTTGCGGCTGGGGGGCAAAATTCTGACTTGCGGCAACGGCGGCTCTCTCTGCGATGCGCAGCATTTTGCCGAGGAACTCAGCGGCCGCTACCGCCACGACCGTCCCGCCTTGGCGGCCATTGCTCTCACTGAGGCTTCACACATGAGCTGTGTAGCCAATGACTATGGCTACGACCATGTGTTTGGTCGCTTCGTGCAAGCTCTAGGTCGCCCCGGGGATGTGTTGCTGGCCATTAGTACCAGTGGCAATTCACCCAATATTTTACGCGCCGCCGAAGCCGCGAAGGCTGCCGGAATATATGTAGTAGCACTTACGGGCAAAGATGGGGGGCAATTAGCGGCCCTCTGCGACGTCGAGATTCGGGCGCCGCATTCAGGTTATGCCGACCGAATCCAGGAGATTCACATCAAGGCAATTCACATCATGATTATGCTGATTGAGGAATTGGTCAACGAGAAAGCGGAGAGCTAG
- a CDS encoding quinone-dependent dihydroorotate dehydrogenase: MYKRFVKPLLFQLDAERAHHFVFDNLKRGYRVPGTAALLRRLYDFQHPSLEREVFGLKFKNPVGLAAGFDKNAYLTDELAALGFGFVEIGTVTPRAQPGNPTPRLFRLPADAALINRMGFNNEGAEAAAARLGQRRSSMIIGGNIGKNKDTPNEHAAADYIACFDALFDVVDYFVVNVSSPNTPNLRQLQEKAPLIDLLQQVQSRNQARLKPKPLLLKIAPDLTDGQLDDILLIARETKLSGLVATNTTISREGLQIAPQQLQQLGAGGLSGRPLRQRATEVIRYLHQKSNGELPIIGVGGIFSAADAQEKLAAGAALVQLYTGFIYEGPALVKRINQALVQ, encoded by the coding sequence ATGTACAAGCGCTTCGTCAAACCTCTCCTTTTTCAACTCGACGCGGAGCGCGCTCATCACTTTGTTTTCGATAATCTCAAGCGCGGCTACCGCGTGCCGGGCACAGCCGCCTTGCTGCGCCGCCTCTATGATTTCCAGCACCCCAGTTTAGAACGAGAGGTTTTTGGGTTGAAATTCAAGAACCCTGTAGGCTTGGCGGCGGGCTTCGACAAAAACGCCTACCTCACCGATGAATTGGCGGCGCTGGGCTTCGGCTTTGTGGAAATTGGAACGGTGACGCCCCGGGCTCAACCAGGCAATCCAACCCCGCGCCTGTTTCGGCTGCCGGCTGATGCGGCCCTTATTAACCGCATGGGTTTCAATAATGAAGGTGCTGAGGCCGCAGCCGCGCGCCTTGGTCAGCGACGCTCGTCTATGATTATTGGCGGCAACATTGGCAAAAATAAGGACACGCCCAATGAGCATGCTGCCGCCGATTATATTGCCTGTTTCGATGCGCTCTTTGATGTAGTTGACTACTTCGTGGTCAACGTCAGCTCGCCGAACACTCCCAATTTGCGCCAGCTTCAGGAAAAAGCCCCCCTGATCGACTTGCTCCAGCAAGTACAGAGCCGTAACCAGGCCCGCCTCAAACCCAAGCCGCTACTGCTCAAAATCGCGCCTGACCTGACGGATGGCCAACTCGATGACATCTTGCTCATCGCCCGCGAAACCAAATTGAGCGGCCTGGTTGCTACTAACACCACCATCAGTCGGGAAGGGCTGCAAATTGCCCCCCAGCAGCTACAGCAGCTAGGCGCGGGCGGGCTGAGTGGACGCCCTTTGCGCCAGCGCGCCACGGAGGTAATCCGGTATTTACACCAAAAATCGAACGGTGAACTGCCAATTATTGGTGTGGGGGGCATTTTTTCGGCTGCCGATGCTCAGGAAAAACTCGCGGCCGGCGCAGCGTTGGTGCAGTTATATACAGGCTTTATTTATGAAGGCCCGGCGCTGGTGAAGCGCATTAACCAAGCGTTAGTGCAGTAA
- a CDS encoding DUF2306 domain-containing protein has translation MDEILLLNRWLHIGAGFVGFFMAPAALAVRKGGPAHRLWGRIFFWAMVVAGTTAIFSASVKGLTFLLLTGIFSLYLAWFGYRSLYHKHMGRGQQASVYDWIGVGLGLVVFGGTIVYGLVTRNVISLVFGSIGANFAVQQLRAFRRPGPWPTGQWLHNHISGFVGAYIAAVSAFSATSLTFIPWPWNFLWPTLVMVPPLVWVQRRYKAKFSQGQRPEQIVEVRLQNQA, from the coding sequence ATGGACGAGATACTGCTGCTGAACCGCTGGCTTCACATTGGGGCCGGATTTGTGGGCTTTTTCATGGCGCCGGCCGCTCTGGCAGTGCGCAAAGGTGGACCTGCACATCGGCTTTGGGGGCGTATCTTCTTTTGGGCGATGGTAGTTGCGGGCACTACAGCCATCTTTTCGGCTAGTGTCAAGGGTCTCACCTTCTTGCTGCTGACGGGTATTTTTAGCTTGTACTTGGCCTGGTTTGGCTACCGCTCCCTCTACCATAAACACATGGGCCGAGGGCAGCAAGCCTCCGTCTACGATTGGATAGGAGTAGGGCTGGGACTGGTGGTTTTTGGAGGCACAATTGTCTATGGGTTGGTTACCCGCAATGTCATTTCGCTCGTGTTTGGCAGCATTGGGGCCAACTTTGCCGTACAGCAGTTGCGCGCGTTTCGCCGCCCCGGCCCTTGGCCTACGGGGCAATGGCTGCACAACCATATATCGGGGTTTGTGGGAGCCTATATAGCAGCGGTGTCGGCTTTTTCGGCTACCAGCCTCACGTTCATTCCCTGGCCCTGGAATTTTCTGTGGCCTACGCTCGTCATGGTGCCGCCCCTAGTGTGGGTGCAACGCCGCTACAAAGCGAAATTCTCGCAGGGGCAGCGCCCGGAACAAATTGTAGAAGTGCGCTTACAGAACCAGGCTTAG
- a CDS encoding acyloxyacyl hydrolase: MNWGSIVLAAFVGLGLCGQSVQAQSTDAVGEPRGPLVLGAYVQGGFIIAHTPRVAHLVKAHPTGFELNWQRQTTGNAPWHAWYRYPKVGVAFTYYDYHNPVLGKSYAATVYLNKAFLRTARHELNLRMGTGLGYFPTRFDQETNHKNLIVSSRLNATLQLRAEYDVAISQHLGLLLGVGLNHYSNGATTKPNLGINIPTVVVGLNYHQQRPFRPVATVPGYVPEDIGRNFLNLSGTLGYKQRNESSRQKYLVNSLTVIAGRRVNRKSNLVAGVEGFYDRGLLAEQRDTVRNGEALIDVKKAGVLVGHELLFGRMAVVTHLGIYVYNPYKSNSFYYERIGLKYHVTERLFGSIDLKVHRGAADVIEWRVGMKI, translated from the coding sequence TTGAATTGGGGCAGTATTGTTTTAGCTGCTTTCGTTGGACTAGGCTTATGTGGCCAGTCAGTACAAGCTCAGAGCACAGATGCCGTTGGGGAGCCACGTGGGCCGTTGGTGCTGGGCGCTTATGTACAGGGGGGCTTTATTATTGCCCATACGCCGCGGGTAGCACACTTAGTGAAAGCACACCCAACGGGATTTGAGCTGAACTGGCAGCGCCAAACCACTGGCAATGCACCCTGGCACGCGTGGTATCGCTATCCGAAAGTGGGCGTGGCCTTCACGTACTACGACTACCACAATCCGGTGCTGGGCAAGTCGTATGCTGCTACCGTGTACCTGAATAAGGCGTTTTTGCGCACGGCGCGCCACGAGCTAAACCTGCGCATGGGCACTGGTCTGGGCTACTTTCCTACACGCTTCGATCAGGAAACCAACCATAAAAATCTGATTGTCAGCTCACGTCTGAATGCCACGCTGCAACTGCGGGCCGAGTACGATGTAGCTATTTCGCAGCATCTGGGTCTATTATTGGGCGTGGGGCTTAATCATTACTCCAACGGTGCTACCACGAAGCCCAACCTAGGCATCAATATACCTACAGTGGTCGTGGGCCTGAACTATCATCAGCAGCGACCGTTTCGGCCGGTGGCTACTGTGCCGGGCTATGTGCCCGAGGATATTGGCCGAAATTTCCTTAATCTCAGTGGTACCCTCGGCTACAAGCAGCGCAACGAGTCGAGCCGGCAGAAGTATCTGGTGAACTCGCTGACGGTAATTGCCGGTCGGCGTGTTAACCGCAAAAGTAACTTGGTGGCCGGCGTAGAGGGCTTTTATGACCGGGGCTTGCTTGCTGAGCAGCGCGATACGGTTCGCAACGGAGAAGCGCTAATTGATGTAAAGAAGGCTGGTGTGCTCGTTGGTCACGAGTTGCTGTTTGGGCGCATGGCCGTAGTTACGCACCTGGGGATTTACGTGTATAATCCGTACAAATCGAACAGCTTTTACTACGAGCGCATCGGCTTGAAATACCACGTTACGGAGCGCCTTTTCGGCTCCATCGACTTAAAAGTGCACCGCGGCGCCGCCGACGTAATTGAGTGGCGAGTGGGAATGAAGATCTAG
- a CDS encoding porin family protein produces the protein MKKFAVLALGLLTASVAQAQDPGGFRIGVKAGATYSNISGDNVEQITGANYSSDFGDYKVGYNAGVSLSIPLSSDGFFSFAPELLYNRKGYEISSTLKNPSAGISKLEVEQSRVLHYLDVPLLAKINAGGLFFELGPQVSYLFGSKNKSQTTTKYTNGDKDKVEDNSGFLDYTGVSRDDAYKSDLAQFDISGVAGIGYMTEGGISLGLRYARGFNSLIDTKDTDNEPKAFNNAFTLQLGYLIPTK, from the coding sequence ATGAAAAAGTTTGCAGTACTAGCTTTAGGCCTTCTGACGGCTTCCGTCGCCCAAGCTCAGGACCCGGGCGGATTTCGCATTGGCGTAAAAGCCGGTGCCACTTACTCCAACATCAGCGGCGACAACGTAGAGCAAATCACGGGTGCGAATTATAGCAGTGACTTTGGTGACTATAAAGTGGGATATAATGCCGGTGTATCGCTGAGCATTCCGCTTAGCTCCGATGGCTTCTTCTCCTTCGCCCCTGAGTTGCTTTACAATCGCAAAGGCTACGAAATCAGCTCTACTTTGAAGAATCCAAGCGCTGGTATTTCTAAGCTAGAAGTCGAACAGTCGCGTGTTCTGCACTATCTGGATGTACCTCTGCTGGCTAAAATCAACGCTGGTGGGCTTTTCTTCGAGCTTGGTCCGCAGGTGAGCTATTTGTTCGGTTCTAAAAACAAGAGCCAGACGACCACCAAGTACACCAACGGCGATAAGGACAAGGTAGAGGACAACTCAGGCTTTCTCGATTACACCGGTGTTAGCCGCGACGATGCCTACAAGTCTGACTTGGCACAGTTCGATATTAGCGGTGTAGCCGGTATCGGTTACATGACGGAAGGTGGCATTAGCCTGGGCTTGCGCTATGCGCGGGGCTTCAACTCCCTCATTGACACCAAGGACACCGACAACGAGCCAAAAGCATTTAACAATGCTTTCACTCTACAGTTAGGCTACCTGATTCCAACGAAATAG
- a CDS encoding porin family protein: MKKTAFILATLLSAAAFASSDAHAQGIRFGIKGGANYSNLSGDLTNEDIYENKFGAHGGVMLNIGLVDDGFLSVQPEVLFSQKGYKYADDQFTFLGQNYTYKGTQTYNYIDVPLLLKINTGGVFFEGGPQYSYLLKVKDESERTTNGTVFSKVQNEQNLDEVNRNEIGYAAGLGYQSDAGLLIGLRYNGSFTDFAKDGYRDNELRNARNQVFQVSLGYLIPSR, translated from the coding sequence ATGAAAAAAACTGCATTTATACTCGCCACTCTGCTATCGGCTGCGGCCTTCGCTTCGTCCGATGCGCATGCTCAGGGCATTCGCTTTGGCATAAAGGGCGGTGCCAACTACTCCAACCTCTCCGGCGACCTGACCAACGAAGACATATATGAGAATAAGTTTGGCGCTCATGGTGGCGTCATGCTGAATATCGGCCTCGTAGATGACGGTTTCCTCTCTGTTCAGCCCGAGGTTTTGTTTTCCCAGAAAGGCTACAAATACGCCGATGACCAGTTCACCTTCTTAGGTCAGAACTATACCTACAAAGGCACCCAGACCTACAATTACATCGACGTGCCGCTGCTGCTTAAAATCAATACGGGGGGCGTTTTCTTCGAGGGAGGCCCGCAGTATAGCTACCTGCTTAAGGTGAAAGACGAGTCGGAGCGCACTACCAACGGTACGGTGTTCAGCAAAGTGCAGAACGAACAGAATTTGGACGAAGTAAACCGCAACGAGATTGGCTATGCGGCTGGTCTGGGCTATCAAAGCGACGCTGGCCTGCTGATTGGCCTGCGCTACAACGGCTCCTTCACCGATTTTGCCAAAGATGGCTACCGCGACAACGAACTGCGCAACGCCCGCAACCAAGTATTTCAGGTATCACTTGGCTACCTGATTCCGAGCCGATAG
- a CDS encoding porin family protein yields MKKVFLSFLLIAGAASFSHAQGVKLGLRAGANLSNYAGKGKENLENALDVELKQLVGPHGGITLNAPLSSDGFFSLQPELLYSQKGFRIEEDGAKQTVRNHYIDLPILARINADGLIFEAGPQLGYLVAAKSKYEGGGRTEEDSSLDGYNRFDIGYVAGVGYQFASGPSLTIRYNGGISSVGEDDDDDTKARNAVFQLSLGYVFGSN; encoded by the coding sequence ATGAAAAAGGTTTTCCTTTCCTTCCTGCTAATTGCCGGGGCTGCCTCCTTTAGTCATGCGCAGGGTGTAAAGCTTGGGCTCAGAGCCGGTGCTAATCTTTCCAACTATGCTGGCAAAGGCAAAGAAAATTTGGAAAATGCATTAGATGTTGAGTTAAAGCAGCTTGTTGGTCCTCATGGGGGCATCACCCTAAATGCTCCTTTGAGCAGCGATGGCTTCTTTTCATTACAACCCGAACTTCTATATTCTCAAAAGGGATTCCGGATAGAGGAAGATGGAGCCAAGCAAACGGTACGCAATCACTACATCGACCTACCGATACTGGCGCGCATCAATGCTGACGGCCTCATTTTCGAAGCTGGTCCACAGTTAGGGTATTTGGTAGCGGCAAAGAGCAAGTATGAAGGTGGTGGTAGGACTGAAGAGGATAGCAGCCTTGATGGCTACAATCGATTTGATATAGGCTATGTAGCCGGTGTCGGATATCAGTTTGCTTCCGGCCCGAGCTTAACGATTCGCTATAATGGAGGCATTTCATCGGTTGGAGAAGACGATGATGACGACACGAAAGCGCGCAACGCTGTATTTCAATTGTCTTTAGGCTACGTTTTTGGTAGCAACTAG